From a single Parambassis ranga chromosome 2, fParRan2.1, whole genome shotgun sequence genomic region:
- the LOC114450033 gene encoding C2 calcium-dependent domain-containing protein 4A-like, giving the protein MPAVKSGSSLRTLVLTPERIPSFLIPPRSPHLFASPRLPRSSPDRTRLLMDQNDDDAAGASPPAGTHPPGTSPRFLLRLPQPRIRRPRRAAAAAADTDTDLTTRAAMSLSHVEKVTTPYGFRAVLAASPCTRRRESLFHGTKPVTVPDPADLPHPPPSAGSGPSLRPGKALSLQVVRELRRPAAALKALSPAARGASRR; this is encoded by the coding sequence ATGCCGGCCGTTAAATCCGGGTCCTCTCTGCGGACTCTGGTTCTGACGCCGGAGCGGATCCCGAGCTTCCTTATCCCGCCCCGCAGTCCACACCTCTTCGCCTCTCCGCGGTTACCGCGCAGCTCCCCGGACCGGACTCGACTGCTGATGGACCAGAACGACGACGACGCTGCGGGAGCGAGCCCTCCCGCAGGCACGCACCCCCCCGGGACCTCCCCGCGGTTTCTGCTTCGCCTGCCGCAGCCGCGGATCCGCCGCCCGCGCcgggccgccgccgccgccgctgacACGGACACGGACCTGACGACGCGTGCGGCCATGTCGCTGTCGCACGTGGAGAAAGTGACCACCCCCTACGGCTTCCGCGCAGTGTTGGCCGCGAGTCCGTGTACGCGCCGGCGGGAGTCTCTCTTTCACGGGACCAAGCCGGTGACCGTGCCTGACCCCGCGGACCTGCCTCACCCTCCTCCCTCAGCCGGCTCTGGTCCCTCCCTGCGGCCCGGTAAGGCTCTGAGTCTGCAGGTGGTGAGGGAGCTGAGGAGACCCGCCGCCGCTCTGAAGGCTCTGAGCCCCGCGGCCCGGGGCGCCAGCCGCCGGTGA
- the gon4la gene encoding GON-4-like protein, producing MNPTRKHLRLSPSKPPPLHPPDTSGTRSVGPAERLSHEAMLVPPPATADSRAEEEEEYLLVEEDTTDSSLVITMEDSLLEVRAARRKAGRKRRRKTTEEEEEEEEEWSGASGTEQAAEAEVGIDRQLDQSLETKSKQHNLTTVNVRNILHEVITNEHVVAMMKAAINETEAVPVFEPKMTRSKFKEVVEKGVVIPTWNISPIKKTSDVHKVPQFVDIPLAEEDSSDEEYHPDEEEEDETAEETFQESDMESTASSPRGSRLSRVDEDSCSPWQMSHSRSRHLRVGSMGPPAPPKAAPPKVVPDSSFLEKLHAVEEELSICMEPYQPLSESGDQVGLMAYRTRSKRPLRDVPLGRLEAELHAPDITPDMYDSSSTHEDREWTDWLRGLMTSDVDNDEECDDEDDPEYNFLADIDEPDVEDYRDDKAVRITKKEVNELMEELFETLKEDLAGQEVDDEGHEEEEEPQEETRTAKTHTPEEQHDNIEPADEEQQDGSIAELRTVRQQLALIRRRRQTHTLHDNSEPHTLWLNVQQKRRLQQQLQQHIQLLSQVHLLTSPVVKLQSEAETTRHFLFELDLLAQRAELIRPEWFCSAFRGSNLQGALQLMEELQQSPITYQPQQHRPDARGHMRCFPLMLAELAWIFATRPVFLYPELLPCVSLDPALYCPRRTAAFTAAEDCLLVLGLRNMEGSCDPPKLVSQFLLRKTLVQVRRRILQCCRPGSSDNIVKAFRYQRVLWSMPAACHWVDPAEQRPPVEREESTMPMWLVRSLPVIHQAIKPYSCLSGSVPEVLPSFRSGGARHSHLTFLRSASRTYSFLPGTNYPARLPGNLDFRRIGFVLLRQPLPPPVPTPSPPAAQLVRSSRAVLQRLLFTRTDSPADVTSTSAVSMGSKEQLRRYCHMLAGLRRTTTPKSSLNGEAGAKTRGDVEDAPPPPDDSTVCQVMGDDVISICGDEDRAEEEEVESHVLLALSESSSSETGSVVDDKELQDLEPEIERVSEDDDDETFKETLSGESEEDEDEDFLFAQDYLNRVCETLQVCPDRLDQLLRVLEESSGRAEVLYDRLSQVLESWPQLLRDFAAFLNLTQARRCGLLLEQQLFERSRRFLRQLAQNVGKSSALYQQVVSVLQGSSAFSSQDVEKLTSLLRCYPQLQQEVRELFLQLHLSPRATASNVTNAHSVSLNPLDGNKEKDESESGKEEEEEEECRVVCAKNVSLTSTGEKVVVWTREADRTILTACRQRGASRKTFQQVSAQLGNKTVQQVRLRFHDLMKLFHSSLQKCSSEGQLIDRREAAPD from the exons ATGAACCCAACCCGCAAACACCTGAGACTCAGCCCGTCCAAACCACCACCACTACATCCACCCGACACCAGCGGCACCCGGAGCGTCGGACCGGCAGAGCGCCTCTCCCATGAGGCGATGCTTGTGCCACCTCCGGCCACTGCCGACAGcagggcagaggaagaggaggagtacTTGCTGGTGGAGGAAGACACCACCGACTCCAGCCTTGTCATCACTATGg AGGACAGTCTGCTAGAGGTGAGAGCAGCGAGGAGAAaggcagggaggaagaggagaaggaaaaccacggaggaggaagaggaggaggaggaggagtggagtgGGGCTTCAGGGACGGAGCAGGCAGCAGAGGCGGAGGTCGGGATTGACAGACAGCTGGACCAGTCGCTGGAGACAAAGTCCAAACAACACAACCTGACCACAGTGAACGTCAGAAACATCCTTCAT GAAGTGATCACCAACGAGCACGTTGTGGCCATGATGAAAGCTGCGATCAATGAGACGGAGGCGGTGCCTGTGTTT GAGCCCAAAATGACTCGGTCCAAGTTCAAAGAGGTGGTGGAGAAAGGCGTG gTGATTCCAACCTGGAACATCTCTCCCATCAAGAAAACTAGCGACGTCCACAAG GTTCCTCAGTTTGTGGACATCCCTCTAGCCGAGGAAGACTCCTCTGATGAAGAGTACCAtcctgatgaggaagaggaggatgagacaGCTGAAGAG ACCTTCCAAGAGAGTGACATGGAGAGCACAGCGTCCTCGCCCAGAGGAAGTCGACTCAGCCGAGTGGACGAGGACAGCTGCAGCCCATGGCAG ATGTCCCACAGTCGGTCCAGACATCTGAGGGTGGGGTCCATGGGGCCACCAGCTCCACCTAAAGCTGCGCCCCCCAAAGTGGTGCCAGACAGCTCCTTCCTGGAGAAGCTGCatgctgtggaggaggagctgtctATCTGCATGGAGCCCTACCAG CCTCTGTCTGAGTCTGGGGACCAGGTGGGTCTGATGGCTTACCGGACTCGGTCTAAGCGTCCTCTCCGCGATGTCCCACTGGGTCGCCTGGAGGCAGAGCTTCATGCTCCTGACATCACTCCTGACATGTATGACTCAAGCTCCACCCACGAGGACAGGGAGTGGACCGATTGGCTGAGAGGCCTGATGACCTCAGATGTGGACAATGATG AGGAGTgcgatgatgaagatgatccAGAGTACAACTTCCTGGCTGACATCGATGAGCCTGATGTAGAGGACTACCGGGATGACAAAGCTGTCCGCATAACCA AGAAGGAGGTGAACGAGCTGATGGAGGAACTCTTTGAAACG CTGAAGGAGGACCTAGCAGGACAGGAAGTGGATGATGAAGGtcacgaggaagaggaggagccacAGGAAGAGACACGcacagctaaaacacacactcctgaggAGCAGCACGACAACAT AGAGCCAGctgatgaagagcagcaggacGGATCGATCGCTGAGCTTCGTACCGTGAGGCAGCAGCTCGCATTGATCAGGAGGAGACGgcagactcacacactgcaCGACAACTCGGagccacacacactgtggctgaATGTTCAGCAGAAGAgaagactgcagcagcagctacagcag CACATCCAGTTGCTGTCTCAGGTCCACCTCCTGACGTCTCCTGTTGTCAAGCTGCAGAGTGAAGCTGAGACCACTCGACACTTTCTG TTTGAGTTGGACTTGTTGGCTCAAAGGGCCGAGCTGATCCGGCCCGAGTGGTTCTGCAGCGCCTTTAGAGGCTCCaacctgcagggggcgctgcagctGATGGAAGAGCTGCAACAGAGTCCCATCACCTACCAGCCACAGCAGCATCGGCCTGATGCCAGGGGACACA TGCGCTGTTTCCCTTTGATGCTGGCTGAGCTCGCCTGGATCTTTGCCACTCGTCCGGTGTTCCTCTATCCAGAGCTGCTGCCCTGTGTCAGCCTGGACCCAGCTCTGTACTGCCCCCGCCGAACGGCGGCGTTCACTGCAGCCGAGGACTG tCTGCTGGTGCTAGGCCTCAGGAACATGGAGGGGTCATGTGACCCACCAAAGCTGGTGTCTCAGTTTCTTCTGAGGAAGACTCTGGTACAGGTTCGACGCAGAATTCTACAGTGTTGCAGACCTGGTTCATCTGACAACATAGTTAAG GCTTTCAGGTACCAGCGGGTGCTGTGGTCAATGCCAGCAGCATGTCACTGGGTTGATCCAGCAGAACAACGCCCCcctgtggagagagaggagagcaccATGCCGATGTGGTTGGTG CGGAGTCTTCCTGTCATTCACCAAGCAATCAAACCGTACAGCTGCTTGTCTGGCTCTGTTCCCGAGGTCCTGCCCTCCTTCAGGTCAGGTGGAGCCCGTCATAGTCACCTGACCTTCCTACGCTCCGCCTCCAGAACCTACAGCTTCCTACCTGGGACAAACTATCCTGCTCGCCTCCCAGGGAACCTGGACTTCAGACGCATAGGGTTCGTGCTGCTGCGGCAGCCGCTCCCGCCTCCTGTCCCCACCCCCTCCCCGCCTGCTGCTCAACTTGTCAGATCTTCACGCGCCGTCCTCCAACGGCTCCTCTTCACCAGGACTGACAGCCCGGCTGACGTCACCAGCACCTCCGCTGTGTCCATGGGAAGCAAAGAACAACTCCGACGGTACTGTCACATGCTGGCTGGCCTGAGGAGGACGACGACTCCTAAATCCTCCCTGAATGGAGAAGCAGGAGCAAAAACAAGGGGCGATGTAGAagatgctcctcctcctcctgatgatTCCACCGTCTGTCAGGTGATGGGAGATGATGTCATTAGCATCTGTGGCGATGAGGACAgagctgaagaagaggaggtggagagccACGTCTTGCTGGCTTTATCTGAATCTTCATccagtgaaacaggaagtgtagtGGATGACAAAGAGCTGCAGGATTTGGAACCAGAGATTGAAAGAGTatcagaagatgatgatgatgagacgTTTAAG gagaCGTTATCTGGGGAaagtgaggaggatgaagatgaagacttcctgtttgctcaGGATTATCTAAACAGA GTGTGTGAAACACTGCAGGTGTGTCCAGACCGGCTGGACCAGCTGCTCCGGGTGTTGGAGGAGTCTTCAGGCCGTGCGGAGGTTCTGTACGACAGGCTGAGCCAGGTGCTGGAGTCCTGGCCTCAGCTGCTCAGAGACTTTGCCGCCTTCCTGAACCTCACCCAGGCCCGCCGCTGTGGACTG CtgttggagcagcagctgtttgagcGTAGCCGGCGGTTTCTACGGCAACTAGCACAAAACGTGGGGAAAAGCTCCGCCCTCTACCAGCAGGTGGTGTCAGTACTGCAGGGAAGCTCCGCCTTCTCGTCTCAGGATGTGGAGAAG CTGACGTCTCTGCTCAGATGTTatcctcagctgcagcaggaagtccGTGAACTCtttctgcagctccacctgtcGCCCCGGGCAACCGCCTCCAACGTCACTAATGCACACTCCGTTTCCCTGAACCCTCTTGACGGGAACAAGGAAAAAGATGAATCTGAGtcaggaaaggaggaggaggaggaggaggagtgccgTGTGGTGTGTGCCAAAAATGTCTCGTTAACTTCAACTGGAGAGAAGGTTGTCGTCTGGACACG AGAGGCGGACCGCACCATCCTCACGGCCTGTCGGCAGAGAGGGGCCAGCAGGAAGACATTCCAACAGGTCTCTGCCCAGCTGGGGAACAAGACTGTCCAACAG GTGCGCCTGCGTTTCCACGACTTGATGAAGCTTTTTCACTCCTCGTTACAAAAGTGTTCCTCTGAAGGCCAGCTAATCGACAGACGGGAAGCAGCTCCAGACTGA
- the npr1a gene encoding atrial natriuretic peptide receptor 1 yields the protein MWVIMLRPLLLLLLLLVQSASVSSGDMTEDLQNVTVAAILPMTNTEYAWAWPRVAPALQQAMRQVNSDPLLLPGLKLQLVHGSSENRDGFCSDSMAPLVAVDLKLAHDPWAFIGPGCDYSSSPVARFTTHWDVPMVTAGARAIGFERYAAVTNTGPTHKKLGEFGARIQETFGWQRQAMLIFSDNKDTNDDRPCYFAVEGLYELLVKRNITIRDHLIDTDNLKSMVQEIRDNGRVVYLCCSWDTFRNLMVQFWKEGVDLDDYVFFFIDLFAEGLQGPGAVMPWFRGDRDDHVARLAFRSVKVLTYQEPQNSEYLQFVETLKSNAQKMFNFTIKDSLYNLIAGGFYDAVMLYAQALNETLSQQRSQPRPIKRPRGDAVTRRMWNRTFPGVMGTVEMDEFGDREMDFAVWDMTDVESGEFQVVCVYNSSMKQLVLQRGLNFHWPRGSPPPDVPECGFKNDNPACLTRTVTMHQMVAMVICFMFVIIVTVTVFIYRKLRLESELAAQLWRVSWDDVQMSNLDKVLRRACSRLTMSLKGSNYGSLMTMEGNFQIYTKTGYYKGNLAAIKYINKKRIELTRNVLFELKHMRDVQNEHLTRFIGACIDPPNMCIITEYCPRGSLQDLMESDSITLDWMFRYSLINDIVKGMAFLHNSVIVSHGNLKSSNCVVDSRFVLKITDYGTQSLRTSSCPEDTHAYYARKLWTAPELLRTECPPPCGTQKGDVYSFSIILQEVALLRGVFFIHTRSSLTPKEIVQAVRQGDVPPLRPSLCFHSHSEELGVLMQRCWSEEPGERPDFNTIKILLRKQHRGYGSNILDNLLSRMEQYANNLEELVEERTQAYHEEKRKAEALLYQILPHSVAEQLKRGETVQAEAFDSVTIYFSDIVGFTALSAESTPLQIVTFLNDLYTCFDAIIDNFDVYKVETIGDAYMVVSGLPVRNGKLHGREVARMSLALLDAVKSFRVQHQANQQLRLRIGIHSGPVCAGVVGLKMPRYCLFGDTVNTASRMESTGEALKIHVSEATRQVLLEFSCFQLQLRGEVEVKGKGRMRTYWLLGETSN from the exons ATGTGGGTCATCATGCTCCGCCccttgctcctcctcctcctcctccttgtccaATCAGCCTCTGTGTCTTCTGGGGACATGACAGAGGATCTTCAGAATGTCACTGTGGCGGCCATTTTGCCTATGACCAACACTGAGTATGCTTGGGCTTGGCCTCGCGTTGCGCCAGCGCTTCAGCAGGCGATGCGGCAGGTGAACTCAGACCCCCTGCTGCTGCCGGGTCTGAAGCTCCAGCTGGTTCATGGCAGCTCTGAGAACCGTGACGGCTTCTGCTCGGACTCCATGGCGCCGTTGGTGGCCGTTGACCTCAAGCTGGCCCATGACCCCTGGGCCTTCATCGGGCCCGGCTGCGATTACTCCTCCTCGCCTGTCGCTCGCTTCACCACCCACTGGGACGTCCCTATGGTGACTGCCGGGGCCCGCGCCATTGGTTTTGAGCGATATGCGGCGGTCACCAACACCGGCCCTACCCACAAGAAGCTGGGTGAGTTCGGTGCTCGGATCCAGGAGACGTTCGGGTGGCAGCGGCAGGCCATGCTCATCTTCAGCGACAACAAGGACACCAACGACGACCGGCCGTGCTACTTCGCCGTGGAAGGGCTGTACGAGCTGCTGGTGAAACGCAACATCACCATCCGGGACCACCTCATCGATACCGACAACCTAAAGTCAATGGTGCAGGAAATCCGCGACAACGGCCGGG TGGTGTACCTTTGCTGCTCCTGGGACACCTTCAGGAACCTGATGGTCCAGTTCTGGAAGGAGGGGGTGGATCTGGACGACTACGTCTTCTTTTTTATTGATCTGTTTGCTGAGGGCCTGCAGGGTCCCGGTGCCGTCATGCCATGGTTCAGAGGGGACCGGGACGACCATGTGGCCCGCCTCGCCTTCAGG AGCGTGAAGGTGCTGACCTACCAGGAGCCTCAAAACTCAGAATATCTTCAGTTTGTTGAAACTCTGAAGAGCAACGCTCAGAAAATGTTCAACTTCACCATCAAAGATTCTCTG taCAACCTGATAGCCGGAGGTTTCTATGACGCCGTGATGCTGTACGCTCAGGCTCTGAACGAGACCCTGAGCCAGCAAAGATCTCAACCTCGACCGATCAAGAGACCCAGAGGAGACGCTGTGACCCGCAGGATGTGGAACCGAACTTTCCCAG GAGTGATGGGGACAGTGGAGATGGACGAGTTTGGGGACAGAGAGATGGACTTTGCTGTGTGGGACATGACGGACGTGGAGTCTGGAGAATTTCAG gtggtgtgtgtgtacaacagCAGCATGAAGCAGCTGGTTCTGCAGAGAGGTCTGAACTTTCATTGGCCCAGAGGCTCTCCACCTCCAGATGTTCCAGAATGCGGCTTCAAGAATGACAACCCGGCCTGTCTCACAC GGACAGTTACAATGCATCagatggttgccatggtgatctgttttatgtttgtcaTCATCGTTACTGTCACCGTCTTCATCTACAG gaagctgaggCTAGAGAGCGAGCTGGCGGCTCAGCTGTGGAGAGTTTCCTGGGACGATGTCCAGATGAGTAACCTGGATAAAGTCCTGCGGAGAGCCTGCAGCAGACTGACCATGTCtctg AAAGGATCCAACTACGGTTCTCTGATGACCATGGAAGGGAACTTCCAGATCTACACCAAAACCGGATATTACAAG GGAAACCTGGCAGCCATCAAGTACATCAACAAGAAGCGCATCGAACTGACCCGGAACGTTCTCTTTGAACTGAAACAT ATGCGTGACGTCCAGAATGAACACCTGACCCGCTTCATTGGTGCCTGCATCGACCCGCCGAACATGTGCATCATCACAGAGTACTGCCCCAGAGGGAGCCTTCAG GACCTGATGGAGAGTGACAGCATCACTCTGGACTGGATGTTCAGATATTCTCTCATCAATGACATCGTCAAG gGGATGGCATTCCTCCACAACAGTGTCATCGTGTCCCATGGCAACCTGAAGTCGTCTAACTGTGTGGTGGACAGTCGCTTCGTCCTGAAGATCACCGACTACGGGACGCAGAGTCTGAGGACCAGCAGCTGCCCTGAGGACACACATGCCTACTATGCAC GTAAACTGTGGACAGCCCCGGAGCTGCTGAGGACAGAGTGTCCTCCCCCCTGTGGGACTCAGAAGGGGGATGTGTACAGCTTCAGCATCATCCTGCAGGAGGTTGCTCTGCTGCGAGGAGTCTTCTTCATCCACACACGCTCCTCGCTCACACCTAAAG AGATCGTCCAGGCGGTGAGGCAGGGCGACGTGCCGCCCCTCCGACCCTCGCTCTGCTTCCACAGTCACAGCGAGGAGCTCGGTGTGCTGATGCAGCGCTGCTGGAGCGAAGAGCCCGGCGAGCGACCCGACTTCAACACCATCAAGATCCTGCTGAGGAAGCAGCACAG AGGTTATGGATCAAACATCCTGGACAACCTGCTGTCTCGGATGGAGCAGTATGCCAACAACCTagaggagctggtggaggaaCGGACGCAGGCCTACCACGAGGAGAAACGGAAAGCCGAGGCCCTGTTGTACCAGATACTTCCACA ttCTGTAGCTGAGCAGCTGAAACGAGGCGAGACGGTCCAGGCTGAAGCTTTCGATTCTGTCACCATCTACTTCAGTGACATTGTCGGTTTTACCGCCCTGTCTGCAGAGAGCACGCCACTGCAG ATTGTGACCTTTTTGAATGACCTCTACACCTGTTTTGACGCCATCATTGACAACTTTGATGTCTACAAG GTAGAGACCATTGGTGACGCCTACATGGTGGTGTCTGGGCTGCCGGTCAGGAATGGGAAGCTCCATGGTCGGGAGGTGGCCCGGATGTCTCTCGCCCTGCTGGATGCTGTGAAGAGCTTCAGGGTCCAACACCAGGCCAACCAGCAGCTCCGGCTTCGCATCGGCATCCACAGTG GCCCGGTGTGTGCTGGTGTGGTGGGCCTGAAGATGCCCCGGTACTGTCTGTTTGGAGACACCGTCAACACAGCATCTCGCATGGAGTCCACAGGAGAGG CTCTGAAGATCCACGTGTCTGAGGCCACTCGGCAGGTCCTGCTGGAGTTCAGCTGCTTCCAGCTGCAGCTAAGGGGGGAGGTCGAGGTGAAGGGGAAAGGACGCATGAGGACGTACTGGCTGCTGGGAGAGACGAGCAACTGA
- the ints3 gene encoding integrator complex subunit 3: MEPAPAKAKPQGRLLVSTPLDAKDELEERLERCVGIVQALTNGLSEREANDALTANVCKGQQQHEEVCLGLFTLVLTEPAQAQRCYRDLTLVNRDGMNVVLVKINQILMEKFLKLQDVPRTQLVWLVRELVKSGVIGADGVIMTLLKQIAGGDISTKNLWLAESVLDILLEQKEWVLKSGMLIAMAVYTYLRLIVDHGTPNLLPLRQKEVDFCISMLREKFMDCLIIGRDLVRLLQNVARIPEMELLWRDLLHNPQTLSPQFTGVLQLLTARTSRKFLACRLTPDMETKLLFMTSRVRFGQQKRYQDWFQRQYLSTAESQSLRCDLIRYICGVVHPSNEVLSSDILPRWAIIGWLLTTCTSNVAASNAKLALFYDWLFFNPEKDSIMNIEPAILVMHHSMKPHPAITATLLDFMCRIIPHFFPPLESQVRQGVFNSLNFIMEKRVLAHLAPLFDNPKLDRELRSMLRERFPEFCSAPSPPTEVKLEEAVSMEMDNHVLDKEEGCYDNTEAAFSDDEEEVNNKGKKREFRFHPIKEAVIEEPADITPWLDQLDDTMKEKVLQIQKTSDTETQCEVMQEIVDLILEEDFDSEQMSALASCLSELFKDHFRGEVLPEEITEESLEESVSKPVCLIFRNLVTMQEDNSGFSVLLDMLAEYYQKQPKIGYHLLYYLKASKAANGKMMLYESFAQATALGDLHTCLMMDMKACQEDDVRLLCYLTPSIYSEFPDETLRSGELLNMIVAVIDSTQLQELMCHVMMGNLVMFRKDSVLNILIQSLDWETFEQYSTWQLFLAHSIPLETIIPILQHLKYKEHPEALSCLLLQLRREKPSEEMVKMVLSRPCHPEDQFTTSILRHWASKYDDTLGEHIKAQLIKNNNQPRKRQSLRSSSSKLAQLTLEQILEHMDNLRLSLSNTKNNFFTQTPILQALQHVQASCDEAHKMRFSDLFALAEEYEDSQSKPPKSRRKAPASSPRSRKGAAPPTNNEEESASSSASEEEDSKPKAPKRKRKGSSAVGSDSD; this comes from the exons ATGGAGCCTGCACCGGCAAAGGCGAAACCGCAGGGCCGGCTACTGGTGTCCACTCCTTTGGACGCCAAGgacgagctggaggag aggTTGGAGCGTTGTGTTGGAATTGTCCAGGCTTTGACCAATGGGCtgtcagagagagaggccaATGATGCACTCACTGCCAAC gtgtgtaaaggtcagcagcagcatgaggaGGTGTGTCTGGGTCTGTTCACACTGGTCCTCACAGAACCAGCCCAGGCTCAGAGG tgtTACAGGGACCTGACGCTGGTCAACAGAGACGGGATGAACGTGGTCCTGGTGAAGATCAACCAGATCCTGATGGAGAAATTTCTCAAACTGCAGGATGTCCCCAGAACACAG CTGGTGTGGCTGGTCAGAGAGCTGGTGAAGAGCGGGGTGATCGGAGCGGACGGCGTCATTATGACGCTGCTGAAACAGATCGCAG GCGGAGACATCTCCACCAAAAACCTGTGGCTAGCCGAGAGCGTCCTTGACATCCTACTGGAGCAGAA agagtGGGTGCTGAAGAGCGGGATGCTGATAGCGATGGCGGTCTACACCTACTTACGCCTGATTGTTGACCATGGAACCCCAAACCTGCTGCCTCTGCGCCAAAAAGAAGTCGACTTCTGCATCAGCATGCTGAGGGAGAAG TTCATGGACTGCCTGATCATTGGCAGAGATCTGGTTCGTCTGCTTCAAAATGTTGCCCGGATCCCAGAGATGGAGCTGCTGTGGAGAGACCTGCTACACAACCCACAAACCCTCAGTCCACAGTTCACAG GTGTCCTCCAGCTGCTGACGGCTCGGACTTCCAGGAAGTTTCTGGCCTGTCGACTCACGCCGGACATGGAGACCAAGCTGCTGTTTATGACCTCCAGG GTGCGGTTTGGGCAGCAGAAGCGGTATCAAGACTGGTTTCAGCGACAGTACCTGTCCACAGCAGAGAGCCAATCGCTGCGCTGTGATCTGATTCGCTACATCTGCGGGGTGGTCCATCCGTCCAACGAGGTGCTGAGCTCTGACATTCTGCCACGCTGGGCTATTATTGGCTGGCTGCTCACTACCTGCACG tcgAACGTTGCTGCCTCCAACGCCAAGCTGGCTCTCTTCTATGACTGGCTGTTCTTCAACCCTGAGAAAGACAGCATCATGAACATAG AGCCAGCCATCCTGGTGATGCATCACTCCATGAAACCTCAtcccgccatcactgccacactGCTGGACTTCATGTGCAGA ATCATTCCTCACTTCTTCCCTCCACTGGAGTCTCAGGTCCGTCAGGGTGTCTTCAACTCGCTCAACTTCATCATGGAGAAGAGAGTGCTGGC GCACCTCGCTCCACTCTTCGATAATCCAAAGTTGGACAGAGAGCTTCGGTCAATGCTCAGGGAAAGATTTCCTGAGTTCTGCAGCGCGCCGTCGCCCCCTACTgaag TTAAATTAGAGGAGGCTGTTTCCATGGAGATGGACAACCATGTTTTGGACAAGGAGGAGGGTTGCTACGACAACACAGAAGCCGCGTTCAGCGACGACGAGGAGGAAGTCAACAACAAAG GAAAGAAGAGGGAGTTCAGGTTCCACCCAATCAAAGAGGCTGTGATAGAGGAGCCTGCTGACATCACACCCTGGCTGGACCAATTAGATGACACCATGAAGGAGAAGGTGCTGCAAATTCAAAAGACCAG CGACACAGAGACTCAGTGTGAGGTGATGCAGGAGATCGTGGATCTCATTCTGGAG gaggactttgACTCGGAACAGATGTCCGCTCTGGCTTCTTGTCTGTCTGAACTGTTCAAAGACCACTTTAGAGGGGAGGTCCTGCCAGAGGAGATCACCGAGGA gtctctggAGGAGTCGGTGAGTAAACCCGTCTGCCTGATCTTTAGAAACCTGGTCACCATGCAAGAGGACAACAGCGGGTTCTCGGTACTGCTTGACATGTTAGCAGAATATTACCAGAAGCAGCCGAAGATCGGATACCACCTGCTGTACTACCTGAAGGCCAG caaAGCAGCGAATGGTAAGATGATGCTGTACGAGTCCTTCGCTCAGGCCACAGCTCTTGGCGACCTGCACACCTGTCTGATGATGGACATGAAGGCCTGTCAGGAGGACGACGTCCGGCTGCTCTGCTACCTCACACCCTCCATTTACTCTGAG TTTCCAGACGAGACGCTGCGGAGCGGCGAGCTGCTCAACATGATCGTGGCCGTCATCGACTCCACTCAG ttacAGGAGCTGATGTGTCATGTGATGATGGGGAACCTGGTGATGTTCAGGAAGGATTCTGTTCTCAACATCCTCA TTCAGTCTCTGGACTGGGAGACCTTTGAGCAGTACAGCACCTGGCAGCTGTTCCTGGCCCACAGTATCCCACTGGAGACCATCATCCCCATCCTGCAGCACCTCAAATACAAAG aaCATCCAGAGGCCTTATCCTGTCTACTGCTGCAGCTCCGGAGAGAAAA GCCAAGTGAGGAGATGGTGAAGATGGTCCTGAGTCGTCCCTGTCACCCTGAGGACCAGTTCACCACCAGCATCCTAAGACACTGGGCATCCAAATATGACGACACACTGGGAGAACACATCAAGGCCCAGCtgatcaagaacaacaaccagCCCCGCAAACGACAGAG TCTCCGTAGTTCGAGCAGTAAACTGGCTCAGCTGACCCTGGAACAGATTCTGGAGCACATGGACAACCTGAGACTAAGTCTGAGCAACACCAAGAACAAct TCTTCACTCAGACACCGATCCTTCAGGCCCTGCAGCACGTCCAGGCCAGCTGTGATGAAGCCCACAAGatgag GTTCAGTGACCTGTTTGCCCTGGCAGAGGAATACGAGGACTCTCAGTCTAAGCCTCCAAAGTCTCGACGCAAAGCTCCAGCATCCTCCCCTCGCTCCAGGAAAGGAGCGGCACCGCCCACCAACAACGAGGAAGAAAGTGCCTCCAGCAGCGCCTCG gaggaggaggactcgAAGCCTAAAGctccaaagaggaagaggaaaggctCGTCAGCCGTCGGGTCTGACAGCGACTGA